TAGGTGGGCTTCATGCCGACCACGCCGGTGAGCGCGGCTGGCTGGCGGATCGAGCCACCGGTGTCGGTGCCGAGCGCGAAGAGCGCCTCACCGGCCGCGACGGCGACCGCGCTTCCTCCCGAGGATCCGCCCGGCACTCGGTCCACGCGCCACGGGTTCTTCACCGGACCGAACGCGGAGTTCTCGTTCGAGCTGCCCATCGCGAACTCGTCGAGATTCGTCTTGCCCATCATGACCGCGCCGTGTTCATCGAGGCGCTCGACGACGGTGGCGGAATACGGCGGAACGTAGCCCTCGAGGATCTTCGAGCCGGCGGTCGTCGCGACGCCCTTGGTACCGATGATGTCCTTGCACGCCCATGGGATGCCACAGAGGAGCGGCGCGTCTCCGGCGCGCAGGCGCTCGTCCGCCGCGCGGGCCTGCGCCCTGGCTCGCTCGTCTGATAGGAGGAGCCAAGTGTTGAAGCGGTCGGCGTGCGCGGCGCGCAGCGCGATCTCGGCGAGCTCGAGCGCGGTCGTTTCGCGGCGACGCAGCAGCGCGGCTGCCTCGGTAATGGTGCGCGGCAGGTCTTTCATCGCTCTTCGAGGATCTCCTGGACGAGAAAGAACTCGCCGTCCCGGCCGCCCTTTGGCGCGTTGGCGAGCGCCTCGTCTGTCGTGAGGCCGGGACGGATCACGTCATCGCGCTGCACCCCCACGAGCGGAAGGGTCGATGCCGTCGGCGAGACCTGGCTGGTGTCCACGGTCTTCAAGCGCTCGACCGCGTCCAGCACGACGGAGAGCTGCCCGGTGAAACGCTCGATCTCCTCTTCGGTCAGCGCGATACGCGCCAGATCGGCGACATGAACGATCGTGGCGCGATCGATGGGCACGAGACCAGTTTAGGAGCCGTTCTGGGCGCGAGCCGCCGGCGTTACGGTTGATGTGATGGGTCTCGAGAGGCATCTCGTGACTTTGCCGGTCTGCGCAATCTTCGTCGCGGCGGTCTGCGCCTGCGGCGGCGGCAACCAGACTCCGGCGTCGACGCCGTACGGCGAGGCGAGCCCGACGTCATCAGCGCCGTCGGCGCAGCTCGTCCTGCCGACCGACCCGCAGCAGCATCCCGCGCAGAGCCGCACACCACACGTATTCGTCATCGTCATGGAGAACACCGGCCTCGACAGAGCCCTCCGGTCGCAGCCGATCGCCCGGCTTGCCTCGGCGAACGCGCTCGCGGCCAACTACCGCGCGGTGGCGCGACCCAGCCTGCCCAACTACCTGGCTCTCACATCAGGCAGCACCTGGGGCATCGTGGACAACGACTATCACTCGCTGCCGGCGGCGGACCTCGGGACGCAGCTCACGACCGCGGGAGTCACTTGGCGCGCGTACATGGAAGGGATGACCGCTGAAGCCGGCTGCATGCGCAGTCTGTATCCGTACGCCCTCAAGCACAACCCGTTCGCGTACTACGGCGGCGCGTGCCCGTCGAACGTGGTCCCCTTCGAAGCGCTCGATGCCGACCTCGCGGGCGTTACGCCCAACTTCGTCTGGATCACGCCGGGTCTGTGTCATGACGGCCACGACTGCGCCATCGACGTCGCAGGAACGTGGCTCGACGGGCAGGTGTCACGGATC
This sequence is a window from Candidatus Limnocylindria bacterium. Protein-coding genes within it:
- the gatC gene encoding Asp-tRNA(Asn)/Glu-tRNA(Gln) amidotransferase subunit GatC, which codes for MPIDRATIVHVADLARIALTEEEIERFTGQLSVVLDAVERLKTVDTSQVSPTASTLPLVGVQRDDVIRPGLTTDEALANAPKGGRDGEFFLVQEILEER
- a CDS encoding alkaline phosphatase family protein produces the protein MGLERHLVTLPVCAIFVAAVCACGGGNQTPASTPYGEASPTSSAPSAQLVLPTDPQQHPAQSRTPHVFVIVMENTGLDRALRSQPIARLASANALAANYRAVARPSLPNYLALTSGSTWGIVDNDYHSLPAADLGTQLTTAGVTWRAYMEGMTAEAGCMRSLYPYALKHNPFAYYGGACPSNVVPFEALDADLAGVTPNFVWITPGLCHDGHDCAIDVAGTWLDGQVSRIVSSDAWRSGGLLFIVWDEGDGGDSNLVPLIMLAKDATAARIETQYDHYSLLATIEDIFDLPRLGAAGAARPLSRIAAGTR